The region cttggaaaacgACTTGCATCGAGGCACAGAAATGAAGACACATTTCATTAAAGACGACCAAAAAGCCACATTCTTACCTCGACAGGTAGCTGAGTCTATACCATTTTCATCAAACAAACTTCCTCAAATCTACAATGAGTTCTCGATAAAATCCGACTCCGTGGAAGCCCAAGACATGAAACAAACACTAAGTGAATGCGAGAACAAAGGCATTGAAGGGGAGGAAAAGTATTGTGCTACCTCGTTAGAGTCCATGGTCGATTTTAGTACGAGCAAGTTAGGTAAAAACGTTAAAGCGATATCAACAGAGGTAAACGCTAAAGAAAGTACTCCGTTACAAAAGTACACGATTGAAGGAGCCAAGAAACTTGCAGCAGATAAAGCTGTGGTTTGCCACAAGCAAAACTACGCATATGCTGTCTTTTATTGCCACAAAACTGTTAGCACTCGAGCGTATTCTGTTTCTTTGGTGGGAGCTGATGGTACCAAAGCTAAAGCGGTGACCGTTTGTCATACAGACACTTCGATGTGGAATCCGAAACATTTGGCATTTCAAGTGCTCAAAGTCAAACCAGGAAGTGTTCCAGTTTGCCATTTTTTACCCGAAGATCATGTTGTTTGGGTTCCATACTAATAGACACTACAGGAAGATCATGTTACACCTATATATGTAGTGCGTGTCATGTGTCGTTTCTGGACAATCTATAAGGTTTATTGATCACAATTGTTTTTTCCGAGTTGCTGCATCTTTCTGTGTGTTCTGTCTTTCAATGTTTGTAAGGTTAAGtaata is a window of Lactuca sativa cultivar Salinas chromosome 1, Lsat_Salinas_v11, whole genome shotgun sequence DNA encoding:
- the LOC111889614 gene encoding BURP domain protein RD22, which encodes MKFSLLKVYTLFSLALVASHAVNPDVYWKSVLPNSPMPKAIKELVQTTEWSEDKNTAVGVGEDGVAVHTGKPGKQTDVSVGYGYGHSPFNYNYAASEDQLKDNPNIAFFFLENDLHRGTEMKTHFIKDDQKATFLPRQVAESIPFSSNKLPQIYNEFSIKSDSVEAQDMKQTLSECENKGIEGEEKYCATSLESMVDFSTSKLGKNVKAISTEVNAKESTPLQKYTIEGAKKLAADKAVVCHKQNYAYAVFYCHKTVSTRAYSVSLVGADGTKAKAVTVCHTDTSMWNPKHLAFQVLKVKPGSVPVCHFLPEDHVVWVPY